One Caldanaerobius fijiensis DSM 17918 genomic region harbors:
- a CDS encoding glycoside hydrolase family 78 protein: MDTKLTVGKLRCNYLYNPLGVETPNPRLSWALLSQERGQRQTAYRVLVASEKELLNKDIGDMWDSGIVETDQSIHVVYKGRELKSRQRCYWKVKVWDMDGKPSAWSEIAYWEMGLLNQSDWYGQWIAAPHTGNMEPSPAPLFRRVVSLEKKVASARAYVCGLGYYELYINGRKIGDDVLKPAFTRYDETVLYNTYDVTDAFRPGENVIGVILGNGWYNCFTKEVWNFEQAPWRDKPKLMLQVIVQYDDGSESVITTDRQWRVSTGPIVFDGLRNGEFYDARLEKQGWNDVGYDDSEWENAVIVPGPGGVLKSQQMTPIRITDTIVPKSVKEVKPGVFVYDLGQNISGWAQIKVSGPAGTTVTMKYAEKLKDDGDIDTSNIDVFVKSGEFQTDKYTLKGEGIEVWEPRFTYHGFQYVQVTGFPGRPTLDNLRGRVVHTDFEAQGEFKCSNELLNSIQHAARWATLSNYMGIPTDCPHREKNGWTGDAQLSAEQVLMNFDPMTAYTKWMSDFQDVQRKTGQLPGIVPTGGWGYNWGSGPAWDSAIIFIPWYMYLYCGDEAILEKMYDNMKKYVDFMTTMATDDILEFGLGDWCPPTGGPEGHKCPVAVTSTAYYYVDTHILSKVASILGKKEDAERYAQLARRIRDAFRKKFFDPDTGQVLSNSQTSLSCALYQGLVNEDEKQKVLALLVEQVEKANRHIDCGILGAKYIMHTLTELGRADLAYDIATQTTFPGWGYWIAQGATTLWETWSGDASRNHHMFSDISAWFYKGLAGINPDPEVPGFKNIIFKPNPVGDLQWVKAWHESMYGKITCNWAVEGNNFNMHVIIPPNSTGTVYIPTSDPESVMENGEPVSKQVGIQVKGYQDGRVVLLLQSGEYHFSSRL; this comes from the coding sequence ATGGATACTAAATTGACAGTAGGGAAATTAAGGTGTAATTATTTGTACAATCCATTGGGTGTGGAGACACCCAACCCGCGTTTAAGCTGGGCTTTGCTTTCGCAAGAAAGGGGACAGCGTCAGACCGCGTATCGGGTTCTTGTGGCAAGCGAAAAAGAATTATTGAATAAAGATATCGGCGACATGTGGGATTCTGGCATAGTGGAAACGGATCAATCCATTCATGTGGTTTATAAAGGAAGAGAATTAAAGTCACGGCAAAGGTGCTACTGGAAGGTTAAAGTCTGGGATATGGATGGAAAACCTTCTGCCTGGAGTGAAATAGCGTACTGGGAAATGGGATTGCTTAATCAAAGCGACTGGTATGGTCAGTGGATAGCTGCACCACATACTGGTAATATGGAGCCGTCTCCTGCACCGCTTTTTCGCCGCGTGGTTTCATTAGAAAAAAAGGTAGCATCAGCAAGAGCGTATGTTTGCGGCTTGGGGTATTATGAATTGTACATTAATGGGAGAAAAATAGGCGATGATGTTCTTAAACCTGCTTTTACCAGATATGATGAGACAGTGCTTTACAACACATATGATGTGACTGACGCTTTTAGACCGGGAGAAAACGTCATAGGGGTTATTCTCGGAAATGGCTGGTATAACTGTTTTACAAAAGAGGTGTGGAATTTTGAGCAGGCTCCCTGGCGGGATAAGCCAAAGCTAATGCTTCAGGTAATTGTTCAATATGATGATGGGAGTGAATCGGTGATTACCACTGATCGTCAGTGGCGTGTGTCCACAGGACCTATTGTGTTTGATGGGTTGAGAAACGGAGAGTTTTACGATGCCCGCCTCGAAAAGCAAGGGTGGAATGACGTTGGTTATGATGATAGTGAGTGGGAAAATGCGGTTATTGTACCCGGTCCTGGAGGCGTTTTAAAGTCTCAACAGATGACACCTATCCGAATTACGGATACAATAGTTCCTAAAAGCGTTAAAGAAGTAAAACCAGGTGTTTTTGTGTACGATTTGGGGCAAAACATTTCAGGATGGGCTCAAATAAAGGTAAGCGGGCCGGCGGGGACAACCGTAACGATGAAATATGCTGAAAAGTTGAAGGATGATGGAGACATCGATACATCTAATATTGACGTGTTTGTAAAAAGTGGAGAATTTCAGACAGATAAATATACTTTAAAAGGTGAAGGGATAGAGGTTTGGGAACCCAGGTTTACGTACCATGGCTTTCAATATGTCCAGGTTACAGGATTTCCTGGTAGACCCACGCTGGACAACTTAAGGGGAAGAGTGGTTCATACAGATTTTGAAGCCCAGGGAGAATTTAAGTGTTCCAATGAATTGCTAAATTCCATTCAACATGCTGCCAGGTGGGCCACATTGTCCAACTATATGGGTATTCCCACAGATTGTCCTCACAGGGAGAAAAATGGCTGGACGGGTGATGCACAGCTTTCTGCTGAGCAGGTGTTGATGAACTTCGATCCAATGACAGCATATACAAAATGGATGTCAGATTTTCAGGATGTACAGAGAAAGACCGGACAGTTGCCGGGTATTGTTCCAACAGGGGGATGGGGATACAATTGGGGCAGTGGCCCTGCATGGGACAGTGCCATAATTTTCATTCCATGGTATATGTATTTATATTGTGGCGATGAAGCCATACTTGAGAAGATGTATGATAACATGAAAAAGTATGTGGACTTTATGACCACTATGGCCACAGATGACATTTTAGAGTTCGGCCTGGGTGATTGGTGCCCACCTACAGGTGGTCCTGAAGGCCATAAATGTCCAGTAGCGGTGACCAGTACAGCTTATTACTATGTAGATACCCATATCCTATCAAAGGTGGCATCGATTTTAGGTAAAAAAGAGGATGCGGAAAGGTATGCGCAGCTTGCCAGAAGGATCAGAGATGCATTCCGCAAAAAATTCTTTGATCCAGACACCGGACAGGTTCTCAGCAACAGCCAGACATCACTATCCTGTGCGTTGTATCAGGGATTGGTGAATGAAGATGAAAAGCAGAAAGTTCTGGCATTACTGGTGGAACAGGTGGAAAAAGCAAATAGGCATATAGATTGTGGCATATTAGGCGCAAAATATATTATGCACACATTGACGGAGTTAGGCCGGGCAGATCTGGCTTATGACATAGCAACACAGACCACATTTCCAGGGTGGGGTTACTGGATTGCACAGGGTGCAACCACATTGTGGGAAACATGGTCAGGGGACGCATCCCGCAATCACCACATGTTTAGCGATATAAGCGCATGGTTTTACAAGGGATTGGCCGGAATTAATCCAGACCCGGAGGTGCCTGGCTTCAAGAACATTATATTTAAACCCAATCCTGTGGGGGATTTACAATGGGTAAAAGCATGGCATGAATCCATGTACGGGAAGATAACATGCAACTGGGCTGTGGAGGGAAACAATTTTAACATGCATGTAATAATACCGCCAAACAGCACGGGCACTGTTTATATTCCCACATCTGACCCGGAGAGCGTAATGGAAAATGGTGAGCCTGTTTCAAAGCAGGTAGGTATACAGGTTAAAGGATACCAAGATGGTCGTGTTGTTTTGCTGCTTCAGTCAGGAGAATACCACTTCAGTTCAAGACTATAG
- a CDS encoding uroporphyrinogen decarboxylase family protein encodes MFTDKAMTQRERFINTMEYKAVDRIPNYEVGVWGQTIDRWEKEGLNIYDLHWDWFTGEEFFDMDAREFINLNYGMIPPFEAEIIEKTDRYEIIRHENGVVTKALIEGTAHGTRASMDQYLKFPVENIDDFRELKKRYVANMRRRYPPQWEKIMLPRWKSRDHVLVLGRNCSTLGFYWRAREWMGTENLCYAWYDQPELMHEMMEFIADFTIEVSRPILEKTDVDYVFINEDMAMKSGPLLSPKTYKEFIYPHMRRLVDYFKSHGVRYVGVDTDGNCEALIPLLMDAGVDFIWPMERAADMDPIKLRKKFGRSLRLWGGIDKRILAKTKADIEEHLMSLLPLIEEGGFIPTVDHLVPPDVPLENFMYYMKRKIDLLSGRF; translated from the coding sequence ATGTTTACTGATAAAGCTATGACTCAAAGGGAGAGGTTTATCAACACGATGGAATATAAGGCTGTTGACCGCATACCCAACTACGAAGTAGGTGTCTGGGGGCAGACCATAGATAGATGGGAAAAAGAAGGTTTGAATATTTACGATCTGCATTGGGATTGGTTCACGGGAGAAGAATTTTTTGATATGGATGCCAGGGAATTTATAAATTTAAACTACGGAATGATTCCTCCATTTGAAGCAGAAATTATCGAAAAAACAGATAGGTATGAAATCATAAGGCACGAAAACGGCGTCGTCACCAAGGCTTTGATTGAAGGGACGGCTCACGGCACCAGGGCCAGTATGGATCAATATTTAAAATTCCCGGTGGAAAATATCGATGATTTTCGAGAACTAAAAAAGAGATATGTGGCTAATATGCGAAGAAGATATCCCCCTCAATGGGAGAAAATCATGTTGCCTCGTTGGAAAAGCAGAGACCATGTTTTGGTGCTTGGTCGAAATTGCAGTACTTTAGGGTTTTACTGGAGAGCCAGAGAGTGGATGGGCACGGAAAACTTATGCTACGCGTGGTATGATCAGCCTGAGTTAATGCATGAGATGATGGAGTTTATAGCTGATTTTACCATAGAAGTTAGCAGGCCGATTTTGGAAAAAACCGATGTGGATTACGTGTTTATTAACGAAGATATGGCCATGAAAAGCGGTCCGTTATTGAGCCCCAAGACCTATAAGGAGTTTATATATCCTCATATGAGGCGTCTTGTCGATTACTTTAAGAGCCATGGTGTAAGGTATGTAGGCGTTGACACTGATGGCAACTGCGAAGCGTTGATACCTCTTTTAATGGACGCCGGCGTGGATTTTATATGGCCTATGGAAAGAGCAGCAGATATGGACCCAATAAAATTGAGAAAGAAGTTTGGCAGAAGCCTCAGGCTTTGGGGTGGTATAGATAAAAGGATCCTTGCTAAGACAAAAGCTGATATTGAAGAGCATCTGATGTCGTTATTACCCCTCATCGAAGAAGGAGGATTTATTCCAACCGTCGACCACCTGGTACCGCCTGATGTGCCGTTGGAGAACTTTATGTATTACATGAAAAGGAAGATAGATCTTTTAAGCGGAAGATTTTGA
- a CDS encoding ABC transporter substrate-binding protein yields the protein MKRHLIWLFCLLAIFVLSGCTGNYSYIVKGLVPQGSGKATNSSSEDINYSTNNTGGEKVIVVDAGGGTGNYYSTKSMVKSDANPYPYNELRVLADQWEKLHPGVKIQILDTTFGGDPQRLIPLFIGKKAPDIVYMNMGAYKNMIVGKDWVIPSDSYLEKPNKYVPGNKHWIDQFNKVWVDALRSPDGHLYWVGLDTIPIGIIYNKDMFEKAGIDKIPETFGEFMDAQKKLREVGVIPYLPLYHWYDIFLGGCFMNSYLPKMDVLVKDGVIDNQEFARGFTKGIFSFDSPQFVAYLKFVKEKTKYYPKGWMTANALDLFLNGKVGMIEGISIHMRTISDDKSRKFDFGIMPYPIVSKEDSPYGGIGVVRGDAGYSTTWLVTNTTKVKGTTDLAFDFLQFLTEPHNNSLMVNKLGTATPAVNGAEPLPLFKPLYDAAIEDQKKGFVDWHTFALWDSLSLRAHDQFETNYYPGYILGKYSLKQMIDSLTAEMKISVQEQIRQNHWDTSKW from the coding sequence ATGAAAAGGCACCTTATATGGTTATTTTGCCTGCTCGCAATTTTTGTATTGTCGGGCTGTACAGGCAATTATAGCTATATAGTAAAAGGCCTTGTGCCACAGGGGAGCGGGAAAGCAACAAACAGTTCTTCGGAAGATATCAATTACAGCACAAACAATACCGGTGGCGAAAAGGTTATTGTGGTAGATGCCGGTGGAGGTACGGGGAATTATTATTCTACAAAGAGCATGGTAAAGTCTGATGCCAATCCGTATCCATATAATGAGTTAAGAGTGTTGGCTGATCAATGGGAAAAGCTGCATCCGGGAGTAAAGATACAGATATTGGATACAACATTTGGCGGTGATCCTCAAAGGCTTATCCCTTTGTTTATAGGTAAAAAAGCACCTGATATTGTGTACATGAATATGGGAGCATATAAAAATATGATTGTGGGTAAGGATTGGGTTATACCATCTGACTCGTATTTAGAAAAACCCAACAAATACGTACCGGGGAATAAGCACTGGATTGACCAATTTAACAAGGTATGGGTGGATGCCCTAAGATCTCCTGATGGCCACTTGTACTGGGTTGGCCTTGATACTATACCTATAGGCATTATATACAACAAAGATATGTTTGAAAAAGCTGGAATAGATAAGATACCGGAGACCTTTGGGGAATTTATGGATGCGCAAAAAAAACTCCGCGAGGTTGGTGTGATACCGTATTTGCCGCTATATCACTGGTATGATATATTCCTAGGTGGCTGCTTTATGAATTCGTATCTGCCCAAGATGGATGTACTGGTAAAAGATGGGGTTATAGATAACCAAGAATTTGCGAGGGGCTTTACTAAAGGCATATTCTCTTTTGATTCACCGCAGTTTGTGGCATATCTCAAATTCGTGAAAGAAAAGACCAAATATTATCCAAAGGGTTGGATGACGGCAAATGCTCTTGATCTGTTTTTAAATGGCAAAGTGGGAATGATAGAAGGTATAAGCATTCACATGCGGACTATCAGTGATGACAAATCCAGAAAATTTGATTTTGGGATAATGCCATATCCTATCGTATCAAAGGAAGATTCGCCTTATGGTGGCATAGGCGTTGTGAGAGGAGATGCAGGCTATAGCACTACATGGCTTGTTACGAATACTACGAAGGTTAAGGGAACTACAGATCTGGCTTTTGATTTTCTTCAGTTCTTAACTGAGCCACATAACAACAGCTTGATGGTAAATAAGCTAGGGACCGCCACACCAGCTGTAAATGGCGCAGAACCATTGCCTCTGTTTAAACCTCTTTATGACGCGGCGATAGAGGACCAAAAGAAAGGTTTTGTGGATTGGCATACCTTTGCATTATGGGATTCGCTTTCTTTACGCGCCCACGACCAGTTTGAAACAAATTATTACCCAGGATATATTTTAGGAAAGTATAGCCTGAAGCAGATGATAGATTCCTTGACGGCTGAGATGAAAATATCCGTTCAGGAGCAGATAAGACAGAATCACTGGGATACATCTAAATGGTAG
- a CDS encoding uroporphyrinogen decarboxylase family protein — MNQRERFLNTMRFKSVDRVPFYIGGPWATTLKRWHSEGLPENVDLNRLFDADGVVELGIYFGMCPAFERTVLEEDDAFVVYINHEGIKMREKKTDPETSMPDFLEFPVKNREDYHKLKWRFRLNAQQRITEEWKKRARFYNENSNLPIRMFADREGGFFGPLRNLMGLENLVLTFYDDPVLIEEMMDDKAELIIAIVDEILKYTKIDFFAFWEDMAYNHGSLISPQMVRKFMLPRYRKVTDFLRSKGIDLIFVDSDGDISELIPIWLEAGINGVWPLEVQSGMDVVKLRQEYPELRMIGGIDKKVLAKDERAIREEILRKVPPLIEKGGYIPDVDHSIPPDVPLKNYLYYLKCLRSVIEKGSC; from the coding sequence ATGAATCAAAGAGAGCGTTTTTTAAACACCATGAGATTTAAATCGGTGGATAGGGTCCCTTTTTATATAGGCGGGCCGTGGGCTACGACTTTAAAGCGGTGGCATAGCGAAGGCTTGCCGGAGAATGTAGATTTGAACAGATTGTTTGATGCCGATGGCGTTGTGGAACTTGGAATATATTTTGGTATGTGTCCGGCATTTGAGCGAACCGTTTTAGAAGAGGATGATGCCTTCGTGGTTTATATAAACCACGAAGGCATAAAGATGAGGGAAAAGAAGACAGACCCCGAAACATCTATGCCGGATTTTTTGGAATTTCCCGTAAAAAACCGGGAGGATTATCACAAGCTAAAGTGGCGTTTTCGGCTTAACGCTCAACAGCGCATAACCGAGGAGTGGAAGAAAAGAGCAAGGTTTTACAATGAGAATAGCAATTTACCTATAAGAATGTTTGCCGATAGGGAAGGAGGTTTTTTTGGCCCTTTAAGAAATCTCATGGGACTGGAAAATCTGGTCCTTACGTTTTACGATGACCCTGTGCTCATTGAAGAGATGATGGACGATAAAGCCGAACTGATAATTGCTATAGTTGATGAGATATTAAAGTATACAAAAATAGATTTTTTTGCCTTCTGGGAGGATATGGCTTACAATCACGGTTCATTGATATCGCCGCAAATGGTGAGAAAATTTATGTTGCCACGCTATAGAAAGGTTACGGATTTTTTGAGATCAAAGGGCATTGATCTGATCTTTGTAGACAGCGACGGGGATATAAGCGAGCTTATACCCATATGGCTGGAAGCAGGTATCAATGGCGTTTGGCCCTTAGAAGTTCAATCAGGAATGGATGTGGTTAAACTGCGACAGGAATATCCGGAACTTCGCATGATCGGCGGTATAGACAAAAAAGTACTGGCTAAAGATGAGAGGGCTATAAGAGAAGAGATATTGCGTAAAGTACCACCTCTCATAGAAAAAGGCGGATACATACCTGATGTAGACCATTCTATTCCGCCAGATGTGCCGTTGAAAAACTATTTGTATTATCTTAAATGCTTGAGAAGCGTTATTGAGAAAGGGAGCTGTTGA
- a CDS encoding uroporphyrinogen decarboxylase family protein: MKEMTKRERVLRTINFQETDRIPVYDIIDNDNIREYIGGEKITEENAWRLEYAAIRELLDMTRMIVVPNFHPGYSANEDGFVYYNDRYTSWIEKRPFDDVEGLKKWVEKDIDRKNRWQPDEAYVKSYRERIIKHMRGIGDDTVIVVESDVGLDYARSMAGIELFSYLMADEPDLVSEWLEALNQAEIRRAKAIADPELVPIVLTYTDLAYKSGPIFPPAFLKKEFFPRLKRLNDTYHDAGVKCLFHSDGNLMPIMDDLVDAGIDGINPMETVAGMSIKEVRQRYGDKLFITGGIDVSQLMAFGTVEEVREACINAIEEAGGVGYFLGSTTELHPNIPAENIMAMVEVARTYKKR, translated from the coding sequence ATGAAGGAAATGACAAAAAGGGAAAGGGTTTTAAGGACAATTAATTTTCAGGAGACGGATAGAATACCGGTCTACGACATCATAGACAATGACAATATACGGGAATACATTGGCGGGGAGAAGATAACTGAAGAAAATGCGTGGAGATTGGAGTATGCCGCAATAAGAGAGTTGCTGGACATGACGCGCATGATCGTAGTGCCCAATTTCCATCCTGGATATTCTGCGAATGAAGATGGTTTTGTTTATTATAACGATAGATATACATCCTGGATAGAAAAGAGGCCTTTTGATGACGTAGAAGGGTTGAAAAAGTGGGTTGAGAAGGATATTGACAGAAAAAACAGATGGCAACCTGACGAGGCTTATGTAAAAAGTTATAGAGAACGTATAATAAAACATATGAGAGGTATAGGCGATGATACGGTGATCGTGGTAGAAAGCGATGTTGGCCTGGATTATGCTCGCAGTATGGCAGGTATAGAGCTTTTTAGCTACTTGATGGCTGACGAACCAGATCTGGTGTCGGAATGGCTGGAAGCTTTAAATCAGGCTGAGATAAGGCGGGCTAAGGCCATCGCTGACCCTGAACTGGTACCTATAGTGTTGACTTATACGGATCTGGCATATAAGAGTGGACCTATATTTCCTCCGGCTTTCTTAAAAAAAGAATTCTTCCCGCGGTTAAAACGGCTCAACGATACCTATCATGATGCAGGGGTAAAATGCCTTTTCCATTCAGACGGAAATCTCATGCCCATAATGGATGATCTGGTTGATGCGGGTATCGATGGTATAAATCCCATGGAGACAGTAGCTGGCATGAGCATAAAAGAGGTAAGGCAACGCTATGGCGATAAACTGTTTATAACCGGCGGCATAGATGTTAGCCAGTTGATGGCATTTGGTACAGTAGAAGAAGTGCGGGAAGCTTGTATTAATGCTATTGAAGAGGCAGGCGGTGTAGGTTATTTCTTGGGTTCGACCACGGAACTGCATCCCAATATACCTGCTGAAAACATCATGGCGATGGTAGAAGTAGCCCGCACTTATAAAAAGAGATAG
- a CDS encoding carbohydrate ABC transporter permease has translation MGLLREIYRKKELYLYLLPAFIIILIFGYYPAVIAFYYAFTDWDGNIANFIGFRNFVNLFVNDRIFISSIYNMVILLIAGMITGLIPPLLGAELLFNMKNKKLSNIYRFLFIIPMLIPSVVIMLVWQNLVFEPNVGLLNSILSALGFEKIGWLGDYHTALYSLILIGFPWVSGVNFLIYMAGLQNVPESVYDSAKLDGATGIKRFIYIDLPLLLGQIKLLVILGLIGGIQGFGLQYILTNGGPANSTMVPGYWMYRNAFGYGNFGYASAIGLLMFGVILILTIINTRIGKANEVNY, from the coding sequence ATGGGTTTGCTGCGAGAGATTTACAGAAAAAAAGAACTGTATCTATATCTGCTGCCTGCATTTATCATTATATTGATTTTTGGCTATTATCCTGCTGTTATCGCATTTTACTACGCATTTACTGATTGGGATGGGAATATAGCCAATTTCATAGGTTTTAGAAATTTCGTCAATCTATTTGTAAACGATAGGATATTTATTTCTTCAATATATAACATGGTGATTTTGCTAATAGCTGGCATGATAACAGGCCTTATTCCTCCATTGCTTGGAGCAGAATTGTTGTTTAATATGAAGAATAAGAAGCTCAGCAATATATACAGGTTTTTGTTTATAATTCCCATGCTGATACCAAGTGTGGTAATAATGTTGGTGTGGCAAAACCTTGTATTTGAACCCAACGTAGGCTTGCTGAACTCTATATTGAGCGCATTGGGCTTTGAGAAAATTGGATGGTTAGGAGATTACCATACTGCACTGTATTCTCTGATTTTGATAGGCTTTCCATGGGTATCAGGGGTCAATTTCCTTATTTATATGGCAGGGCTTCAAAACGTGCCTGAAAGCGTTTACGACTCGGCCAAGTTGGATGGAGCTACTGGTATTAAACGGTTTATTTACATTGACTTGCCTCTCTTGTTGGGTCAGATAAAGCTATTGGTAATACTCGGGCTTATTGGCGGTATTCAAGGTTTTGGCCTACAATATATTTTGACAAACGGTGGTCCGGCCAACAGCACTATGGTGCCAGGCTACTGGATGTACAGAAATGCGTTTGGGTACGGCAATTTTGGCTATGCATCTGCAATAGGTTTGCTTATGTTTGGGGTTATTCTCATACTTACCATTATTAATACCAGAATTGGTAAAGCCAATGAGGTCAACTATTAA
- a CDS encoding carbohydrate ABC transporter permease, giving the protein MEILYNVKVERPVARTLRVRYIDYKEWMLHVLTWLLLFFTFLPLIEMLFKSFKTPEQNIHNPWLLSFPLNFDNYKIAWQYVSVYIVNTLIITIIAVALILIIATLSAFIFARFDFPGKEFLFMSILALMMVPGILTLIPLFKVVDNLKILNSYWAVILPGIRSQLPFGIFVLRTFMAAIPEDLFDAARIDGATTFQTFRKIAIPLSMPMISTLAILSLLFFWNDIIWPSIALTSQDLYTIAIGLQPFTSTTAQVTRNFGPAMAGYVITSIPLLVAFFFASKQFIEGMTSGALKL; this is encoded by the coding sequence GTGGAGATATTGTATAATGTGAAAGTTGAAAGGCCTGTTGCCAGGACGTTAAGAGTGAGATATATTGATTATAAAGAGTGGATGTTGCATGTTTTGACGTGGTTATTGTTATTTTTCACATTTTTGCCTTTAATAGAGATGCTGTTTAAGAGTTTTAAGACACCAGAACAGAACATACATAATCCATGGCTTTTATCGTTTCCACTAAATTTTGATAATTATAAAATCGCATGGCAGTACGTGAGCGTCTATATCGTAAATACGCTTATAATAACCATAATTGCCGTTGCATTGATTTTGATAATTGCTACTTTGAGCGCTTTTATATTCGCCAGATTTGACTTTCCGGGTAAAGAGTTTCTGTTTATGTCTATACTGGCACTCATGATGGTTCCGGGAATATTGACACTTATTCCCTTGTTTAAAGTAGTGGATAATTTAAAGATATTAAATTCTTATTGGGCCGTAATATTACCTGGTATAAGGTCGCAGCTTCCTTTTGGCATATTTGTATTGCGGACATTTATGGCTGCAATACCTGAGGACTTATTTGATGCGGCTAGAATTGACGGCGCTACCACTTTTCAAACCTTTAGAAAGATTGCAATACCGCTGTCCATGCCTATGATATCAACACTGGCAATATTGAGCTTGTTGTTTTTCTGGAACGATATCATATGGCCCAGTATTGCGCTGACGTCGCAGGATCTGTATACCATTGCCATAGGCTTGCAGCCTTTTACGTCAACGACAGCTCAGGTTACCAGGAATTTTGGCCCTGCTATGGCGGGGTATGTGATAACGAGTATACCGCTGCTTGTGGCGTTTTTCTTTGCTTCGAAACAATTTATAGAAGGCATGACCAGCGGAGCGTTGAAACTTTAG